DNA sequence from the Caulobacter segnis genome:
CCCCGGCCACCACCTACGGCGCCGGCGGCATGGTCAACGACCGCCCCTCGATGGGCGCGGCCATCACCCTGAACCGCAAGGCCTAGGATTCGAGGGAGAAGACGGCGGCGGCCCTGGCCGCCCCGTTCGGATCCCCGAAATCGGCGACCATATACTCCGCCACGACGCGCAGCCGGTCGGCCGGTAGCGGCGCGCGCCAGGGATCGCCGATCAGCACCGCGATCTCGGCCGCCAGGCATCGCCGCAGATACGTCTCGACCCGCGCCGCCAGGTCGGGGTCGTAGAACAGATCCCCCACCAGCATCAGGTCGACCTCCGGCGGCGCGCCCGACGTCAGGTCGCCGTGGATCGTCTCGACCCTCACCCCATTGGCGGCGGCGTTCAGGCGCGTGGCCGTGACCGCGTAGGGATCGACATCGGCCGCCTTCACCTCGGCCGCCCCCGCCAGGGCGGCGGCGATGGCGACGAGGCCCGAGCCCGCGCCAAGATCCAGCACGCGCTTGCCGACGACGGTCTCGGGATGGTCGAGGACGTGGCGCGCCAGGGCCAGCCCACCGCCCCAGGTCCGCGCCCA
Encoded proteins:
- a CDS encoding class I SAM-dependent methyltransferase; its protein translation is MDLEAFIRERLPLDPVPGVPEIRLHRAGPRSGLMRLADADPDFGSPYWARTWGGGLALARHVLDHPETVVGKRVLDLGAGSGLVAIAAALAGAAEVKAADVDPYAVTATRLNAAANGVRVETIHGDLTSGAPPEVDLMLVGDLFYDPDLAARVETYLRRCLAAEIAVLIGDPWRAPLPADRLRVVAEYMVADFGDPNGAARAAAVFSLES